TTTAGTTGACCACTACAGGTCGATAAGCATCATGATCTCTTCCGACTCATCAATCTCAGTGGTGATATTTTTTTGATGACGTTCGACGATGACCGCGTGCATCGCTTTCAGCGGCTCAAAGTAGTGCTGAACAAAGACGGCATGCATACGGGTGATCGAGTCATAAATGCTGTTTATATACTGCTGCACCTTCGTCAGATGCGCTTCAGCCGCATTCATTTTCTCTACCGCCGCGGTCACTTCACGGGAACTTTGATAGGCGTTGTTGAGTGCTTTTTCCGCATGGTTATCGTAGGCCCAACCCGCAATCGCAATCAGCGGAGCCACTACCGCACCGCCGAGCACCATCGCGCCGCCAGCCATCCCCCAGCCGCCTGCTGCCAGAGAACCGCCGCCAATCGCCGCCATTGTAGCGTTATAAGCCGCCGCACCGGACAGTGCTGCAATAGGCGTACCAGTAGAGGCGGCCGCAAAAGCCATCACACCGCTGTATACGGCAAAGCCAGCTGCGGCACCAGAAATGCCAGCGCCGACTACCGTAGTCAGGTATTCCGTCGCAGAAATAGCCAAGCTCTGAATTTTATTAATGCTGTGCTTTGGTACCGTCAGCTTGAGATCCTTATGCCCATCCTTTGCCATACGATCAAGAAGATCAACAGCGATCGTGTTAAACTCATTGAAATTTTGACCGATTTTCAGCTCCACTTCGCCCAATTCTGCCAGCTTTTTCGACGTTTTCTTGTTGGCCGCCTCAAAACTCTCTTTATGTTTATTAAAGCGACGCTGCGCGCGATCCAATACGTCGTCAGCTTCCGATTTTTTTTGGTAGCCGTCATACGCTTTTTTGCCACCAAATGCCGTTGCCGCTGCCGCGACGCCCAGAATAATGAAAGGTAATGCCATAGATGATTATCTCCTGTGCAATAAGTTGTTGTTACCAGCTATCCATCTCATTCCGTAACAGGAACTGAGTTGCAATCGCCAGCGATATAGTTATGCAGCATGTTGATGACGCTTGTTTTTAACCATTCTGGTTCCAGGATTTCAATATTGGGTAACCAGAATAAAATTAATGGAATAATTTGATTCTGGTGCGCGGCCTGGCAGAGCAACGTCACTCCATCGTCCCCTTCACAAAATAATTCTTGCTGGGGCAGCAAATCACGTCTGCTGAAATAGCCAGCAATGCTGTGGTTAATACGCACCCGAACCTCAAATGTCTCTTCGCTTACCCAAGGATCGCAATGCTCATCAATTAATGAAAGAATGGACTTATCAACCACAAAGTGTTCTTTCTTTATATCCAGCCAATGAATTTTTCTTAACGAGAATGACTTTAATTTCTCGTCCTCTGTTGCCTGCAAGTACCAAATATTTTTCTGGTTAATCAGCTTGTAAGGATGAACAGCGCGCGTTTTGTTTTTATATAAAATATGACAAACGTTTTTTTTCTGAATCGCTTTCTCTAATAAATTAAAGTGTTTTCGCAAAACATTTCTTACCGAATATTCAGGGCTGTTTAACTGAACTCTAATATGCTGTTCTGCCACCCGTTTTTCCAGGCAGCTCCAGAAGGTCTCATCTCTGTCGGGAAACACCGCGTCGGCATCCAGCAGCTTAGCCAGTGGGTTATGCAGAGCCTCATGACTATTCGTCTGAGCTAATGACGAAATTAGTCGATACTCCCCACCACCACAGCCCTCAACGAACGAGGAAAGCATGTTTAGATCGCGGTAAGCTGTCCTTTCAGTGATATTAAATTTTTTCATCAACCGATGGCGACTAACCACACCATAGGTTTGTAACTCCCTCAGAATATCCACTAAACGTTCTGCTGAGCGACTCCTTGCTGAATCAGCCATAAGCTCCTACCAGTCTGTTTGTCTAACGCGAATTATATATAACGACCTGACACACCCTGTCAGTACATCGGCAGATGCGCGTTTTTTTTTAGAGCTCCTGGTAAGTTATTTGATTAACATCAAACTTCCCGTACAGCAGACAAACAACTGATGCGCGGGAAAATCATCGCAGTGCAACTCCCTGTTTGCAGGAAGAGGTTTAAAACTGAATGACAGCCTTATGCGGGATGGTTACACCTGAACTCTTCTTCCAGATCCAGGCCCAGCGCCTCTTTCATATAGGCGTGACGGGTCCACTCCATATAAAACGGATAATAAAGACCATCGACCACGCCCTGGAAGTCAATATGGCTGTTCTCCACGTCATAAATTTTAAAAAACATCTCTGCTCCTTGTTAGTGGGGGCTGAAGCCCCCCAGTTATGACTTAGCGGGTGGGGGCAGGTGCTGCGTTTATTTTTACTCGCAAGAGCGCATAGGGCTGGTGGCGCAGGTCTTTACCACCGTGAAACCCGGGCTGACGGTTTAGCTGGTTAGTCGTAAAGTAAAGATATCCATCTGGCCCGACCGACAGCGTATCCGGCCAGAGTATTTCCGGACCGTGGGCAACAGTAGACCATTGTCCGCCAACGGGGAGCTTACGGATGGCATTGCGCTCATAGTCGCCCGCATAGACAGCACCCGCAGCATCGCTTTCCAGTCCGTCAGATGCGCCCTTCTCACCTAAATCTTTCACAGCAGCGGAAAGCTGTGACTCAGAAATGTCCGGGTCGCGTAAAAGATTGGTCGAAACAGAATACAGATGCCGGCCAGATAACGGACTGTAATAAAGCGTTTTACCATCGGGAGAAAGCGCGATACCGTCAGACGCTACGCTGAACGGCGCGGTGGTGCCGTCGGCGTGGCGCTGCAGCAGCGTCTCCCCTTCAACGACAGGTGAGAATCCAGGCTCCGGTGAGGTCGAACGATCCCCTTCCAGCCTGCGTACTGCTTTTCCGCTGTCGAGATCAATGACGATGATAGCCCCGGTACCTGACAGCGATGAGTCAGTCACATAGGCTACGCCTGCCTTACCGATGCGGAAATCAAAGCGCATATCATTGACGTACGTAGCAGGCCTAATCACGCTCGCCGGGAAAACAAGGGTTTTCTCAATACGGTTAGTTTGCAGGTTTACCGCGACAAGCTTGGCTCCGCCCGTAACAGGCCGGGAGAATCCTGGGGCGGCCGTGTCCAGTATCCACACGCGGCCCTGACCATCTGCAACCACGCTCTGCACGCTAAGCAAATGAGTAGCCGGATGGGCGTTATCTGCATGATTAACTTCGGCATCCGGCCAGGGCACCACGCGATCGCCCTTCACTTCACCAACCGTAAAAGGGACATCGTCACCCCAGCGTGGAAAATTCACAAAAATTCGACCGTTTTCCGCCACGGTTACGCCGGTAGGCATGGCGCCGGTAAAGGTAACCACAACTTCCGGATGACCGATGCTGCGATCCTGAGCCAGCTGGCTCAGCGTTGTATGGCTGGCAGGCGCGGCCAGCGTACTGGTACTGATACCGCCTGCAGCCAGCGCAACGGCCACTGCAATGGCGGTTTTAATGGTGTTTAATCTATTCATTTTTACTTTCCTTAACATGCGTAAACCAGCCGGCACCGCCGATTCGTTAAGAGAAGACTACGTGGTCAGCGCAGGTAGAAAAACAGGGGAAGCACATCAGCACTTTCACTCCGGCAGTGAAAATCAGCGTGGAATAGGTTCATCAGAGGAAAAGTAACGGCGGAGCCTGGCAGGTACGTCATGGCTGAACAGACGTTTTTTATTGGGGTGAATGTATGAAGTGTAAAAGAGATAAAAATAGAAAAGGCCATTGCGTAAATGGCCTTTTCTGGCGAAATTAAAATTTATTTAATTAGTTTTGCCGTCATGTGGACCTGATTGCCCGCATAGCTTTCAGTGATCTTATAAGCGGCGCCAGATTTTTTCGCCTGCTGGGCAATTTGTGATTCAGCTTCATCCAGCGTTGAACCCGTTGCGGTAATACTTTGAGCAAAGCTGCCAAACGAAATGGCGGACAGGGCGGCGATAAGGTTAGCGTTCTGCTAGTTACACTGATGGGCTTTTGCAACGGATAACACACCGCACGATGCGGTGGAACTTACCTCTCTCCTGCGGACAGACTTATGCCCGAAATCTTGCTGTATCGTCCTTCGCCAGTACTTCTACCCGTCGACGATACTCACCCGGTGTGCAGCCGAACTCCCGCATAAAAGCTTTATGAAACGATGACTCGCTGGCATAACCCACGGCCAGCGCAATGTTAATCACCGGTACGGGTTCGCGTTCCAGCTGCTGCGCGGCCAGTTGCAAACGAATCGAGGTTAGCGCTGCAAGCGGTGTGGTTGCGCTCAGCTGACGGAACAGTTGCGCGAAGGAAGCGCGCGACATGAAGACGCTCTGCGCCATCTCTGCCACGGTCCATTGCCGGTCGGGCTCCGCGCACAGTTGCGCAACCAACGCACCGATCCGCGGATGCAGCGCCAGCGTCAGCAGGCTTTTATTCTGCAACGTAACGGAGAGCCCGTTGCGAACGGCCAGGGTAAACATTGCGCTGATTTGATGGCTGCGCAACGCTTCATCACCCGGTGCACTTACGGTATTACTCTGGGTAAGTAAAGGCAGTGTGGCGGCCAGCCAGCGCGCTTCCGGGCTTTCAATGGTCGGCGTCAGCATCAATATTTCCGGCAGGGCCGTGAGAAAAGCATGTGCCGATGCGGGTAACTGCAGCAACCCGCATACCAGTTGCGTTGGCTGCGCATGCTGCTGATAAATACGATGCGCGTTATTCTGCGGCAAAAACACCACGCTCCCCGAAGGCAGCTCGACTTTGGCCGTGCCGGGCATATCCAGCATCACCGGGCCGCCCGCCACCATATGCCAGCGCACCGCACACAGATGGCCCGCACGGTGCGGCAACTGCCATTCTCCGCTCAGTACGCAGTTTTTGTCGATGCTGCCCTGTGGATTATGCAGCAACAGCAAATGACTTAGTGGATCCATACTCGTCCTCTGTTTTCCATTCCTCACCTCCAGGGATTCAGACGCAAAGACAAAAAAGCCAGCGTTACGGCGTAAAAGCGTGCCGCCGTCAATCGTAAGCTGATGGCGATGACTATTTTTACAGCCTTTCACAGCGGAGAACATCATGAACCATTATCAGGCAGCGATTATCGGATTTGGTAAAGCAGGAAAAACGTTGGCGGCCGCACTGGGGCGTGCCGGCTGGCGTGTAGCGATCATTGAAAAATCTAAAGCCATGTACGGCGGTACCTGCATTAACATTGGTTGTATTCCCACCAAGGCGCTGGTGCATGATGCGCAAACCGCAACCGATTTCAGTGAAGCGATGCAACGCAAAGCTTCAGTGGTCGAACTCCTGCGTGAAAAAAACTATCTAAACCTGGCGAACCTTGAACAGGTTGAAGTGATTGATGGTCATGCGGAATTTATTGATGCGCACACGTTGAAAATCATCGCAGAGCAAGGGACCAGTCAGCTTAGCGCAGACCGCATTTTCATCAATACTGGCGCCGAAGCTATATTTCCTCAGATCAATGGCCTAAGCGCCGGACCCCGCATTGTTGACAGTAGCGGCATGTTGAATTTATCCAGCTTGCCAAAACGACTGGGCATTCTCGGCGGTGGCTATATTGGCGTCGAGTTCGCCTCCATGTTTGCCAGCTTCGGCAGCGACGTCACATTATTTGATACTGCGCCGCAATTTCTGGCGCGGGAAGATGCCGATATCAGCGCGGCGATAAGGACTATCCTGCAGGAACAGGGCGTAAAGATTGAGCTAAATACCACAGTGCAGTCTGTTACCAGCGGCAGCGACAGCGTTACGCTGCACACCGCTCAGGGCGATCGCCAGGTGGATGTGCTGCTGGTGGCAACCGGACGCCGTCCGGCCACTCAGGCGCTGAAACTAGAAAATGCCGGCGTGGCAACAGATGCGCGCGGTGCCATCCGCGTCGATAATCAGCTGAAAACTTCAGTAGATCACATCTGGGCGCTGGGCGATGTCACCGGCGGACCCCAGTTTACCTACATCTCGCTTGATGATTTTCGCATCGTATACGACCAGCTACTGGGTAAAGGTAGGCGTACCACAGACGATCGCATTAATATTCCTTATTCAGTATTTATGACGCCCACGCTGTCGCGCATTGGTTTAACAGAAGCGCAGGCTCGTGAACAGGGCAGGAACATCCAGGTGGTTTCCCTGCCCGTAACAGCGATTCCGCGTGCGCGAGTCATAAACGATACGCGCGGTATGCTCAAGGCGGTGGTGGATAATCACACCCAGCAGATCCTCGGTGTGGCATTACTGGCGGCAGATTCTCATGAGGTGATTAATATAGTGAAAACGGTAATGGATGCGGGCTTGCCCTACACGGTGCTGCGGGATCAGATCTTCACCCACCCCACCATGAGTGAGTCGCTTAATGACCTGTTCGCACAGGTGAAGAGCCAGAGGCGACCATCAGAAGGTTGATGGCGTTGTCACATCATGGCGCATTATCCGCTCCAGCCATAAGCGCTACCGGTAATGCAGGCTCAACATAACCCACCGTAAGGGGCAGATTGTGCGCTTATTTATTAACGCGTTGACTTTATAGCGACTGCCGTTGCTTAAAAAAAATACAGGAGTAGACTGGGGTTTCCATTGAACATGCCAGGTGCTCCTACCACCCGGCAAGTGGGAAGAGGCCCTCACCTTGTGAGGGCTTTTTTTCGTCTTAACCGAGCATAAAACCTGACGCCATAAGGCGTTGCGTCTGGCAAACCAGGCTTTCGTTATCCTTTACCTCATTGAGAGCTCTGTTAAGCCCCGGTAGGTGCTCTAAAAAGCATTTTAATCTGTGAAGGAGTAAGAATATTACCGCGCATATATTTATTCTTCGTGGCAATGTTAATTACCACTAAAAAACACTTACAACTTCGTTCTTCCGAAAATTAATATAAAAATTAAAATCGCCAAAAAAAAGCCCTCAACATACGGAAATAAATACCTCACTATGGGCCCATTTTACAATGGCGAATCCTTACATCCTCGCGGTTATATACAGATTAATCTTATCTCTTTCCCTACAGATAAAATTGAGAATCAAATTCATGCTTTCATGTAACAAAACTACATGTGACATGGATTACAAATTTAATCGCCTCTGCCACATATAATTACATCACAGTCAGAACAACACATCACCATGGAACAAAATAACGATGTAACAAAAACAGTAACCTTGCCCCATCGTGAGTTTCGCGTAACGCCGGGCATAGTGGAATACATCATCCTCTTTTTACTTCATTAGCATCGGCCGTAACGGTTCATGCTTTGTACTGATGATCGCGCAATAAGTGAGGGATCTATGTCTGATAGCGCAATAAAAAAGCAAAGCGCTTATGAAAAGCTAAGCCTGAAAGAAAAGGTAGGCTATGGCATGGGCGATGCCGGCTCCTGCATGATCTGGAGCGTACTGGCACTGTACCTGACGTGGTTTTACACTGATGTTTACGGCCTGGATCCCGGCATCGTCGGTACGTTATTTTTAGTTATTCGTATCTTTGATGCGTTTAGCGATCCGGTAATGGGCGCGGTGTGCGATCGCACTAAAAGCCGCTGGGGTAAATTTCGTCCGTGGCTGCTGTGGATGGCTCTGCCGTTCGGCCTGGGGGCGATCGCCATGTTCACTACGCCCGA
This Mixta hanseatica DNA region includes the following protein-coding sequences:
- the rclA gene encoding reactive chlorine resistance oxidoreductase RclA, with the protein product MNHYQAAIIGFGKAGKTLAAALGRAGWRVAIIEKSKAMYGGTCINIGCIPTKALVHDAQTATDFSEAMQRKASVVELLREKNYLNLANLEQVEVIDGHAEFIDAHTLKIIAEQGTSQLSADRIFINTGAEAIFPQINGLSAGPRIVDSSGMLNLSSLPKRLGILGGGYIGVEFASMFASFGSDVTLFDTAPQFLAREDADISAAIRTILQEQGVKIELNTTVQSVTSGSDSVTLHTAQGDRQVDVLLVATGRRPATQALKLENAGVATDARGAIRVDNQLKTSVDHIWALGDVTGGPQFTYISLDDFRIVYDQLLGKGRRTTDDRINIPYSVFMTPTLSRIGLTEAQAREQGRNIQVVSLPVTAIPRARVINDTRGMLKAVVDNHTQQILGVALLAADSHEVINIVKTVMDAGLPYTVLRDQIFTHPTMSESLNDLFAQVKSQRRPSEG
- a CDS encoding helix-turn-helix domain-containing protein — protein: MDPLSHLLLLHNPQGSIDKNCVLSGEWQLPHRAGHLCAVRWHMVAGGPVMLDMPGTAKVELPSGSVVFLPQNNAHRIYQQHAQPTQLVCGLLQLPASAHAFLTALPEILMLTPTIESPEARWLAATLPLLTQSNTVSAPGDEALRSHQISAMFTLAVRNGLSVTLQNKSLLTLALHPRIGALVAQLCAEPDRQWTVAEMAQSVFMSRASFAQLFRQLSATTPLAALTSIRLQLAAQQLEREPVPVINIALAVGYASESSFHKAFMREFGCTPGEYRRRVEVLAKDDTARFRA
- a CDS encoding helix-turn-helix transcriptional regulator, with product MADSARSRSAERLVDILRELQTYGVVSRHRLMKKFNITERTAYRDLNMLSSFVEGCGGGEYRLISSLAQTNSHEALHNPLAKLLDADAVFPDRDETFWSCLEKRVAEQHIRVQLNSPEYSVRNVLRKHFNLLEKAIQKKNVCHILYKNKTRAVHPYKLINQKNIWYLQATEDEKLKSFSLRKIHWLDIKKEHFVVDKSILSLIDEHCDPWVSEETFEVRVRINHSIAGYFSRRDLLPQQELFCEGDDGVTLLCQAAHQNQIIPLILFWLPNIEILEPEWLKTSVINMLHNYIAGDCNSVPVTE
- a CDS encoding YdgH/BhsA/McbA-like domain containing protein; this translates as MAALSAISFGSFAQSITATGSTLDEAESQIAQQAKKSGAAYKITESYAGNQVHMTAKLIK
- a CDS encoding major royal jelly family protein; translation: MNRLNTIKTAIAVAVALAAGGISTSTLAAPASHTTLSQLAQDRSIGHPEVVVTFTGAMPTGVTVAENGRIFVNFPRWGDDVPFTVGEVKGDRVVPWPDAEVNHADNAHPATHLLSVQSVVADGQGRVWILDTAAPGFSRPVTGGAKLVAVNLQTNRIEKTLVFPASVIRPATYVNDMRFDFRIGKAGVAYVTDSSLSGTGAIIVIDLDSGKAVRRLEGDRSTSPEPGFSPVVEGETLLQRHADGTTAPFSVASDGIALSPDGKTLYYSPLSGRHLYSVSTNLLRDPDISESQLSAAVKDLGEKGASDGLESDAAGAVYAGDYERNAIRKLPVGGQWSTVAHGPEILWPDTLSVGPDGYLYFTTNQLNRQPGFHGGKDLRHQPYALLRVKINAAPAPTR